A genome region from Paracoccus stylophorae includes the following:
- a CDS encoding DUF721 domain-containing protein, giving the protein MAQRPARPNTPPRRRKRGFEAASSLLADRVRKAAEGRGFAISRLLTHWPEIAGDRLAAMTRPVRISHSRGGFGATLTLLTTGPVAPMVEMQVPQLRDRVNACYGYNAIQKIVLTQTDASGFAEGQARFAPAPRPEPAPDPQAQSRAQDVAAQFDDPALAEAMARLALNLSSRRNRKDISC; this is encoded by the coding sequence ATGGCACAGAGGCCAGCAAGACCGAACACCCCGCCCCGCCGCCGCAAGCGCGGCTTCGAGGCGGCGTCGTCCCTGCTGGCCGACCGCGTGCGCAAGGCGGCCGAGGGGCGGGGCTTTGCGATAAGCCGTCTGCTGACCCACTGGCCCGAGATCGCGGGCGACCGGCTGGCCGCGATGACCCGCCCGGTCCGCATCAGCCACAGCCGCGGCGGGTTCGGTGCGACGCTGACCCTGCTGACCACCGGTCCGGTCGCGCCCATGGTCGAGATGCAGGTGCCGCAGCTGCGCGACCGGGTGAACGCCTGCTATGGCTATAACGCGATCCAGAAGATCGTGCTGACCCAGACCGACGCCAGCGGCTTTGCCGAGGGTCAGGCCAGATTCGCGCCCGCGCCGCGCCCCGAACCCGCGCCCGACCCGCAGGCGCAGTCGCGCGCGCAGGACGTGGCGGCGCAATTCGACGATCCGGCGCTGGCCGAGGCGATGGCCCGGCTGGCGCTGAACCTCTCATCCCGAAGAAACCGAAAGGATATTTCATGTTGA
- a CDS encoding A/G-specific adenine glycosylase gives MRDNKVIAPHLLDWYDRHARDLPWRVPPGGGRADPYRVWLSEVMLQQTTVAAVKDYFIRFTTLWPTVQDLAAADDADVMAEWAGLGYYARARNLLACARAVSAAGGFPTTRDGLRTLPGIGPYTSAAIAAIVWDLPETVVDGNVERVVARLFAVRTPLPAAKPELTGLAETLTPRQRAGDFAQAMMDLGATICTPRNPACGICPLIDDCDARAQGIAAELPRKAAKAAKPSRIGIAWIARQGEAVLLEERPARGLLGGTLAFPSAGWDGRDLPPPGVADWHEIGEVRHVFTHFNLSLTVMMGDLDGAPDRGRLVPLRQIDRSALPGLMRKVWDMARSRIAA, from the coding sequence TTGCGTGACAACAAGGTGATCGCGCCGCATCTGCTGGACTGGTACGACCGCCACGCCCGCGACCTGCCATGGCGCGTTCCGCCGGGCGGCGGCCGCGCCGATCCGTATCGCGTCTGGCTGTCCGAGGTCATGCTGCAACAGACCACCGTGGCGGCGGTAAAGGACTACTTCATCCGCTTCACGACGCTGTGGCCCACGGTTCAGGATCTGGCCGCAGCGGATGACGCGGATGTGATGGCTGAATGGGCCGGGCTGGGATATTACGCCCGCGCCCGCAACCTGCTCGCCTGCGCAAGGGCGGTGAGTGCGGCGGGCGGGTTCCCCACCACCCGCGACGGTCTGCGCACCCTGCCGGGGATCGGCCCCTATACCTCGGCCGCCATTGCCGCCATCGTCTGGGACCTGCCGGAAACGGTCGTTGACGGCAATGTGGAGCGCGTGGTGGCGCGGCTGTTCGCCGTTCGCACGCCGCTGCCCGCCGCCAAGCCCGAACTGACCGGGCTGGCCGAAACCCTGACGCCACGGCAGCGCGCGGGCGATTTCGCGCAGGCGATGATGGATCTGGGCGCGACGATCTGCACGCCGCGCAACCCCGCCTGCGGCATCTGCCCGCTGATCGACGATTGCGACGCCCGCGCGCAGGGAATCGCGGCGGAACTGCCGCGCAAGGCGGCCAAAGCCGCCAAACCGTCCCGCATCGGCATCGCCTGGATCGCGCGGCAGGGCGAGGCGGTGCTGCTGGAGGAACGTCCCGCACGCGGGCTTCTGGGCGGCACGCTGGCCTTTCCCTCGGCGGGGTGGGACGGGCGCGATCTGCCGCCGCCCGGTGTCGCCGACTGGCACGAGATCGGCGAGGTGCGGCATGTCTTTACCCATTTCAACCTGTCGCTGACGGTGATGATGGGCGATCTGGACGGCGCGCCCGACCGTGGCCGTCTTGTGCCGCTGCGGCAGATCGACCGCAGCGCCCTGCCCGGCCTGATGCGCAAGGTCTGGGATATGGCGCGATCCCGCATCGCGGCCTAG